One genomic segment of Zerene cesonia ecotype Mississippi chromosome 27, Zerene_cesonia_1.1, whole genome shotgun sequence includes these proteins:
- the LOC119837308 gene encoding rho GTPase-activating protein 26-like, with amino-acid sequence NDLFQLGRAHEQIIQPLEKFRKEHIGAVKEGKKKFDKKTAKFCQSQERTLSLSTKKQENVFQEADAAMEMAERDFCQASLEYVFQLQAVQEREKFELVETLLGFVFGWWTFHHTAHDVHHDAEPLVRDLQLRIQRTRSNFEETSKQTESLMKKMMEMRQVHKEEASEECGGGASRAGYLFLMEKKAFGTTWSKQYCSYERSSRSLSLLPYNQINPKTAGSAESLCVAGARAADASVERRFCWEAVPAERERAPLTLQALGERDRAAWLRALDWLPRDAAPPAPPAPRAALAAPPAEPAEPAWGLDEAGFAFVKNIIATLEARGLEEQGLYRVAGVSSKVSRLVAAGRAGRAGAGRAGAGAGAGAGAALAQSESRTLASALKAYLRALPDPLLTRRLHHQFLAAAKLERRGERVCALHALVHALPPDNYEMLRIVLTHLCNVATKSSANLMSACNLSVCFGPTLLRVERETVASILELKFYNVLVEALIDHCHELFQPHPPQPPPPHQPHAPHLQHAPHQPHQQHQHPHMMQTSPSALPATARNDISALERGGLVSCGAGAGAGVGVGVGVVGAAPAAYAPHHHQLLQHFAPAPGSLLAHRGVSAALCSSSSESVSSHSASPPPRGPLRANGAGLAGLAGLAGPLGAAATRVRTLYACLGESEGELSFEPNQIITNVCPSGEPGWLRGSLNGKSGLVPENYVEPLP; translated from the exons aatgatctATTCCAGTTGGGTCGAGCGCATGAGCAGATAATCCAGCCGCTGGAGAAGTTCCGCAAGGAGCACATCGGCGCTGTCAAG GAGGGAAAGAAGAAATTCGACAAGAAGACTGCCAAATTTTGCCAGAGTCAGGAGCGGACCTTATCGCTGTCCACCAAAAAACAAGAGAATGTTTTCCAAGAg GCGGACGCGGCGATGGAGATGGCGGAGCGCGACTTCTGCCAGGCGTCGCTCGAGTACGTGTTCCAGCTGCAGGCCGTGCAGGAGCGCGAGAAGTTCGAGCTTGTGGAGACGCTGCTCGGCTTCGTGTTCGGCTGGTGGACCTTCCATCACACCGCGCACGACGTGCACCACGACGCCGAGCCGCTTGTGCGCGATCTGCAGCTGCGCATCCAGCGT ACGCGCAGTAATTTCGAAGAAACAAGCAAACAGACTGAATCGCTCATGAAGAAAATGATGGAGATGCGGCAAGTG CACAAGGAGGAGGCGAGCGAGGAGTGCGGCGGCGGCGCCTCGCGCGCCGGCTACCTGTTCCTCATGGAGAAGA AGGCTTTCGGTACAACGTGGAGTAAACAGTATTGCAGCTACGAGAGGAGTTCGCGATCGCTCTCCTTGCTGCCCTACAACCAAATCAACCCTAAAACG GCGGGCAGCGCGGAGAGCCTGTGCGTggcgggcgcgcgcgcggcCGACGCGAGCGTGGAGCGGCGCTTCTGCTGGGAGGCCGTGCCCGCGGAGCGCGAGCGCGCGCCGCTCACGCTGCAGGCGCTGGGCGAGCGCGACCGCGCGGCGTGGCTGCGCGCGCTCGACTGGCTGCCGCGCGACGCCGCGCCCCCCgccccgcccgcgccgcgcgccgcgctcgccgcgccgcccgccgagCCGGCCGAGCCCGCCTGGGGGCTGGACGAGGCGGGCTTCGCCTTCGTCAAGAACATCATCGCCACGCTCGAGGCGCGGGGCCTGGAGGAGCAGGGGCTGTACAG GGTGGCGGGCGTGTCGTCGAAGGTGTCGCGGCTGGTGGCGGCGGGGCGCGCGGGGCGGGCGGGGGCGGGGCgcgcgggggcgggggcgggggcgggggcgggggccGCGCTCGCGCAGAGCGAGAGCCGCACGCTGGCGAGCGCGCTGAAGGCGTACCTGCGCGCGCTGCCCGACCCGCTGCTCACGCGCCGCCTGCACCACCAGTTCCTCGCCGCCGCCA AGCTGGAGCGGCGCGGCGAGCGCGTGTGCGCGCTGCACGCGCTCGTGCACGCGCTGCCGCCCGACAACTACGAGATGCTGCGCATCGTGCTCACGCATCTCTGCAA CGTGGCGACGAAGAGCTCGGCGAACCTGATGAGCGCGTGCAACCTGTCGGTGTGCTTCGGGCCCACGCTGCTGCGCGTCGAGCGCGAGACCGTGGCCTCCATCCTCGAGCTCAAGTTCTACAACGTGCTCGTCGAGGCGCTCATCGACCACTGCCACGAGCTGTTCCAGCCGCACCCGCCGCAGCCGCCCCCGCCGCACCAGCCGCACGCGCCGCACTTGCAGCACGCGCCGCACCAGCCGCACCAGCAGCACCAGCACCCGCACATGATGCA aACATCCCCCTCGGCGCTACCTGCCACTGCCAGAAATGATATC AGCGCGCTGGAGAGAGGTGGGCTAGTGTCCTGCGGCGCAGGCGCGGGCGCAGGCGTGGGCGTGGGCGTGGGCGTGGTGGGCGCCGCCCCCGCTGCCTACGCGCCGCACCACCACCAGCTGCTGCAGCACTTCGCTCCCGCGCCGGGCTCGCTGTTGGCGCACAGAG GAGTGAGCGCGGCGCTGTGCAGCAGCAGCTCCGAGTCGGTGTCGAGCCACAGCGcgtcgccgccgccgcgcgggCCGCTGCGGGCCAACGGCGCGGGGCTCGCGGGGCTCGCGGGGCTCGCGGGCCCGCTGGGGGCCGCCGCGACGCGCGTGCGCACGCTGTACGCCTGCCTCGGCGAGAGCGAGGGCGAGCTGTCCTTCGAGCCCAACCAGATCATCACCAACGTGTGCCCGTCGGGCGAGCCGGGCTGGCTGCGCGGCTCGCTCAACGGCAAGAGCGGCCTCGTGCCCGAGAACTACGTAGAGCCGCTGCCGTGA